The window GGCAATCGCCGATTAAACCCAGAAAAGTCACGTCAGTGGAATCTTGGTGCAACCTATTCTCACACCTTCAATCACACCCTTCAGCTTTCGTTGACGGCAGATGGATACTTCGGTAATGTCACAGATAAGATTATTGCAGTACCAAAGATGTTCTACTGGCAAATGATGAATGCTGGTAAAGTGCGACAATTAGGGCTTGACATATCCGCTAACGCCGAGAAACGATGGGGCAAAGACTGGACCCTCAGTGTGACAGGAAGCTATAGCATGCTCAATGCAACCGACAGAACTAATCCAACCGATATTTACTATGGACACCAGATAGCTTATACTCCACGCCATTCGGGTTCAATCAGTTCGCTGCTACATACCCCGTGGCTGGACTTAAGCTATAATCTACTGTTAATGGGTGAACGTTATTCGCTGGGATATAATATTCCAAATAACCGTATGGCAGCCTTTACCGACCATAGTATCACGATTTCAAAGGATATAAACTTCCTCGAACAGCAACTACATCTACAGTTTGACTTACGCAACCTTGGTAATAAAAACTATGAGGTTGTACGCTTTTATCCTATGCCAGGAACAAACTGGCGATTCTCAGTAAGTTGGAAACTCTGAGGAAAAAGTAGCAAAAAAGCAAAAGAGGAATGTGCAAAAATAATAAGAAAGAGAACAAAACAAGATAACAATAAATTATAAACAAAACAACAAGAAAAATGAAAAAGAATCTTCTTACACTTGGTGTTATTCTTATGTCAGCACTTACATTTACGGCTTGTAGTGATGATAATGACTTTACTTACACACAGCCAGCAGTATCTAACACAGATGTATATGTTGCTTGTGCTGGTAACTGGAATGCAAATGATGGTACAGTGGGTATTCTCGACTATAATAGCGAGTCACGTCCAACTGCACCATACATCTACAGTGATGCTTATAGAACTCAGAATGGTATCGGAATCGGTGATGCACAGGACTTAATTGTCTTTGGAACTAAGCTTGTCGTTACTTGTACAACCTCTTCAAAGGTTGAAGTTTTGGACCGAATGGGTAAGAAAGAACAGACAATTAAGTTGCATAACGCCAGCCCACGCTATTTGGCAACAGATGGTAATTATGTTTACTTCTCTGCTTACAATGGTAAGCTATACAAGATGAATCCTAACAACCCAGTACAGCCATTGGTTGACTCTGTAGAAGTAGGCGATCATCCAGAGGCACTTTCTGTTGCTAATGGTAAACTTTATGCAAACATCTCAGGTTATGGTAAAGGAAATACTGTTGCTGTTGTTGACTGTAACTCATTTAAGAAGACAAAGACACTTACCGTAGGTAAGAATCCTTATAACCAGAATATTGCTGTTGGTAATGATGTTTACTTTGTATCAATGTTCAATAACGATGATGCTCTTGTACAGAAGATTAATGCTAAAAACGATGAGGTTAAAAAGCTCTTCAAGGCAAGTTCAATTGCATACAGTGCTAAGAAGAACGCACTCGTATGCCTATATGCTACCTACTATGATACTAATAAGCGTTTCTTTATCTATGATCTCGCAACAGGAAAGGAAACCGACCTTGATATGGCAGGCCTTAAAAATCCTTCACAGGTTAATGTTGACCGTTATGGTAACATCTATGTTATAGATACCCCAAGCTATACAGCACCAAGTGAAGTATTCTATTACTCTCCAGAGGGCAAACTCATTCAGGGAAAAATTGTAGTTGGATATAGCGCACAGAACGTTCGCTTTGCCAACTAAGAAAAATAATACAGCCTGACTTTATGACTTAAGTAAAGCGTCAAACTCATCATAAAGTTTTATACAAAACACAGACACTATAAGGTCAAGGCTGTATAAAACTCGCTATAAACGATAAATAGGAGGTGCATGACTTGTGCATCTCCTATAATTTTATCGTAGTAAAACACGATAATAGCTCTTCCCACCTTACAAATAACAGATTGTTTTCAAAGCTATAAACCATTCTAATAATTGGTGTTAAGCCTGCGCACCATTGGTGTTAAGCCTCCACACAATATGTGCTGAGCCTCCACACAATGATAAAGAAAGGGAAGAAAACTTAATGATAGATTTCCTTTCATATAGAGAAATAAGCATAATGATAAGGCATGCTTTCAATGTAAAAGATAACCCTTAACTTAACACTATTCACCAAAGACAATTCTGTATTTGTAATATTCTATCCTCTTTCATTCCGTTTCTCTGCTTTCTTATAACAAAGCAATTTCTACAAAATAAGTTTTCCTGTCATTCCTATCATCTAATTTAACCATGCAACCTACTGATTTACAAAACATTTAAACAAAGTGTTAAAAGTGACAGCAAAACAAAATAAAACTACTTTGTTGCATTTTCGTAAGATGGAAAAGATTCTACTTCTTACTTTACCTCTCATTTCCTAAAGAATAGAATAAGCCCTCACCTATCCACATGATAATATTCAGATTAAACAGATGAGGGCTTATGCTACTAAAATATAGTATTTTAAGAGTTAGCGATTAAAGCGGAGTGGTAAAAATATATGTACGCATAATCCAGTATGAAAGGATACCAGCAATATAACCTAAGAAAGCAATCCACGTAATGCGCTTCATATACCAGCCAAAGGTAATCTTCTCAAGACCCATAACAACAACACCTGCTGCAGAACCAACGATGAGCATTGAACCGCCCACACCAGCACAATAAGCAAGCAACTGCCAGAAGATACCATCCACTGCCATATCTGGCTCTATTCCAATAGGATACATACCCATACTACCAGCTACGAGCGGAACGTTGTCAACAATAGCTGAAAGTACACCGATAATACCAGTCACAGCATAATGATTGCCATTGAAGGTTGTGTTCAAACCACTACCTAACTCCTTCAACACACCTACTTCCTCCAAACAAGCCACAGCCATCAAAATACCAAGGAAGAAAAGGATAGTAGACATATCGATACGACTCAACAAACTACTTACACGTTTAGAGAACTGAATCTCATCACCTCTTTTCTTATGAAGATTACGATAGAATACTTCTGTCACAGTCCATAAAATACCCAATACGAGCAAAATACCAGCAAAAGGAGGTAAATCAGTAAAGAAGTGGAACAAAGGAACAGAGCAAAGACCGCCTACACCGATTGCAAAGACAACCTTACGCTGGAACCCATTAAACTCCAAGACTTCGCGATCACCTGACATATCGCTTGACATATCATCATACTGGATATTACCTTTCAAAAGCATCTGAAGCAAGAATGCTGGTATCAACATTGAAACTAATGAAGGAATAAATATCTCACTGAGTACACCACCTGCAGTTATCATACCTGCATTCCACAACATAATCGTAGTTACGTCACCAATTGGAGAGAAAGCTCCACCTGAATTAGCAGCAATAATAACTAACGAAGCGTAAATCATTCGGTCGTGCTTATCCTGTACAAGCTTACGCAAAATCATAACCATCACAATACTTGTCGTTAGGTTATCAAGGATAGCAGAAAGGAAGAAAGTCATAAAGGCAATCTTCCACAACAGACTACGCTTTGTCTTAGACTGCATTACATTCTTTACCCAGTTGAAACCACCGTTCTGATCAACGATTTCCACAATCGTCATAGCTCCCATAAGGAAGAAGAGTGTGGTAGCTGTATCGCCTAAATGCTCCGTTATCAAAGTATTTACAAACGACACAACCTTATCACCTGTTCCCATAAAGTCTGGGTGCATCAGCTGTACAAACGGTGCTGGATCAAACATGTAAAGTGTCCAGCAGAAAACAAACATCAATAAGGCAACTGCTGCCTTGTTAACCTTAGTAAGGCTCTCCATTGCAATGAGCGCATAGCCCAGCACGAAGACTACAATAATCGCAATTGTTAGTGTAGACATAAATGATTATAATTTCTAATATTTTATTAGTGTACAAAGATACGCAAAAGATATGAGTTGCCTATAAAGAATTGAAATTAATTCTAAGAAAGATAGACTTATTTGGCAAATTGTAGTATATTTGCAAATAAAGCAAGAAGTAAGAGGTCGAAAATAACCGAACGATAGATAAAATTATGGAAAAGAAACATCTCAACGTTGTCTGCGCTGTTATTCATGACGGTGAAAAGATTCTATGTACACAGCGATTGCGTAAAGGTCCTAATTACATTGCTGAACATTGGGAGTTTCCAGGTGGTAAAGTCAATGAAGGAGAAAGTGATTATGAGGCTTTGCGTCGTGAGATACTTGAGGAAATGGACTGGAACATCTATGTCGGAGCAAAACTTGGGAGTGTTGAATATGACTATCCAGACTTTTCAATCAGCCTTACTGCCTATGACTGTATGGCACATGACAATGATTTCAAGCTTCTCGAACATATTGACTCCTGCTGGTTGAAACCAGAAGAGTTCTCAAGACTCGATTGGGCTGAGGCTGATGCGGCACTAATCAAACAGCTTTGGAAATAAACTCAACCACCTTTTCACAACCAACTTTTACTTATACTCACTTAGTACGATTTACCATCGTTTATCAACAAACAAAACAATGAACAAAGAGATACAATCACTTGTTAATCAACTTAATGCTGCATCCGACGCTTATTACAATGGTCGTGACGAACTTATGACAGACTATGAATGGGATGCAGCCTTTGATAAGCTAAAAAAGTTAGAAGAAGAAACGGGTATTATACTCCCCGATTCTCCAACACAAAATGTATCTGCCGATAATGTTGCCGGTAAAAAAGAAGAACATGAGTTCCCTGCACTATCCTTGGCAAAAACTAAGAAGGTAGAAGACCTTGCTAAATGGGCAGAGAATAAACCTATATGGCTCTCATGGAAGTTGGATGGTTTGACACTTGTTGTTACATACGATAATGGTAAACTGACAAAGGTTGTCACACGTGGAAATGGTCATATTGGCACCAATATTACTCATCTTTCTACGGCTATTGATGGTATCTTGCAAACCATTCCCTATAAGGGACATCTTGTTATCCGTGGTGAAGCTGTCATCAGTTATCCTGACTTTGAGCAGTTTAACATGGAAGCAGAGGAAGAATATGCCAACCCTCGCAACCTCGCATCAGGCTCTCTCACACTGAAAGACATCAATGAAGTAAAAGCCCGCCACTTGCGTTGGATTCCTTTTACACTCGTTTATACAGAGGAAGAAATAACTTCTTGGGGCAAAAGAATGGAGTGGCTTGAACAACAAGGATTCAAGGTTATAGATAGAGAGGTTATCGAACAGCCTACCGTTGACAATATAGAAGCGGTCATTCATCATTGGACAGAAAGAGTTACTGGCGTAAGTTCATCACCATTTCCCTACCCTGTTGACGGCTTGGTAATCTCATACGACGACACCGTTTATGCTGCAACAGGTTCTGTCACTGGTCATCATGCCACACGTGCAGGCTATGCTTTTAAATGGCAAGACGAGAGCGCTGAAACAGAATTAGACTATATAGAATGGTCATGTGCTGCTTCAACAATCTCGCCAGTAGCTATTTTTCGTCCTGTAGACTTAGAAGGAACAACCGTTAAACGTGCTTCCCTTTGTAATATCTCCGAATGTGAACGATTAGGGATTGGTGATAAAGGAACGAAGATAGCTGTTATAAAGGCAAATAAGATTATTCCAAAGGTTATCAATGTCATTGAAAGCGTTGGTACTTTCCATATTCCTGAGACTTGCCCAGTATGCCATTCTGCTACAGAAGTTAGCGAAAGCGAGGTTAGTGGAACACGCACACTACACTGTACCAATACACATTGTCCAGCTAAACAGCTGAAGAAGTTTGGTAGATTTGTATCAAAAGAAGGTGTAAACATTGACGGCCTCTCTGAACAGACCGTGCAAAAATTTATTAACCTTGGCTGGATTCGTGAATATGCTGACCTTTTCCATCTTACAGAACATGCCACAGAGCTGCGTACAATGGAAGGTTTCGGAAACAAGAGTGTCACTAAGTTATTGGCTGCTATTGAAAAGGCTCGTAATGTTGAAGCTCGTCGTCTGCTCTTTGCTTTAAACATTCCCCTTGTTGGACAAGATGTTTGTAATCGTCTTTTATCAGCATATCCATTGGAGGAACTTATTAAAACGGCTACAGAAAGTGCAGCAGAAGATGTCTTCTCGACCATTGCTGGTATTGGGCCAGAGAAGAGTGCAAGTTTTGTACGCTGGATGAAAGATAATGATAATCAATCAATGCTACAGCATCTGTTGGTTGAGCTAAACGTTAGTCAACCTTCATCAGCACCAACTGGTGATAGTTGCCAAGGATTAACCTTCGTCGTTACTGGTGATGTTCACCATTATAAGAATCGTAACGAACTGAAAGCATACATAGAAAGTCAAGGTGGTAAGGTAACTGGTTCTGTTTCTAAATCAACGAATTATCTTATAAACAATGACGTAGAAAGTACTTCTGGAAAGAATCAGAAAGCAAAGGAACTTTCCATTCCTATTATCTCTGAAGATGAATTCATAGCTCGCTTTGCACAGGTTACAGCACCAGAAACATCTTCACAACCAACAGAAGGAAGTCTATTCTAAGATATAGATTCTATAAACATATAAAGAAGGTGTATCAAAATGCAAATGACCATTTCTATACTCGGTTTTGAGTAAAGAAATGGTCTTTTCTTTAACTCTACCTTAATTCCGCAGCATAAATTCTTGCAAGAACTCCAAGTGTCTGAGAAACAAAGTTCTCAAAACACTTGGATATGTCAGAAATTTCACCTATCTTAGTGCTACCAACAAAAAAAACAAATAAAATATCTGACATGACAAAGGTAGCAATTAAAAACGAGAATATCACTTCTTTCGGTGGAATTTATCATATTATGGACGTTTTCTCAAAGCTGGGCTTTGAAAAACTTACCGAATCTGTATTGGGCAGACGTGGAAGTAGTGGCAAAGCATTCAGCCATGGAAGTATTTTCGGCTCTCTCTTCTTCAGCTACCTTTGTGGTGGAGAATGCCTTGAGAGGACATCAATGCACTTATAGGGCAGTTCAGGCAGAGACCTAATACGCTATTACCCAGTGCCGACACTGTGGGGCGCGGACTAAAGGAGCTTGCCGAGAAAAATATTGTCTATAAGAGCGAGACCTCCGACAAGTCGTATAGTTTCAACACGGCAGAAAAGTTGAATACCTTACTTTTACGAATGATACGGAGGATGGGGCTTATAAAGGTGGGTAGCCATGTTGACTTAGACTTTGACCACCAGTTTATTCCAGCCCACAAGTTCGATGCAAAGTATTCTTACAAGCAGGATTTTGGCTATTTCCCTGGTTGGGCTTCCATTGGGGGAATCATAGTCGGAGGTGAGAATCGTGACGGAAACACCTATGTGAGATTCCATCAAGAAGACACGCTCCGTCGCATTATGGACCGTGTGACCTCCGAGCTTGGTGTCGTGATAGAGCGTTTCCGTGCCGACTGCGGGTCGTTTTCAAAGGAAATTATCCAAACCGTAGAGCAGCGTTGCAACACGTTCTATATACGTGCTGCCAACTGTGGCAGCCGCTATGAAGAGTTCCGCCAACTGAAAGAATAGAAGAGCGTTGAGCTTGGCTATGAGAAATGCGATGTCACATCCATCAGCATGGACAACCTCATCGAAGGAAAGTCATACAGGCTTGTCGTACAGCGTAGTCCTTTAAGGGACAAGGATGGTAAGAAACAGACGGATATGTTCGGAGTGATATACACATACCGCTGTATCCTCACCAATAACTGGACATCTACTGAGAAAGACATCATTACATTTTATAATGAGCGTGGAGCAAGCGAAAAGAACTTCGACATACAGAACAATGACTTCGGCTGGTCGCATCTGCCCTTTTCCTTTATGGCTGAGAACATGGTTTTCATGATGGTTACTGCCATGCTGAAGAACTTCTATCTCTATCTCGTCTGTCATATCAGCGAGAAGGTCAAGCCATTGAAAAAGACAAGCAGACTGAAAGCCTTTATCCTACATTTTGTCAGCGTGCCAGCAAAATGGGTGCGCACTGGAAGGCAGAACGTTCTGAACCTATATACAAATAAAAACTACTACTCTGAGGTCTTCCTTGAATAAACATCATTTTGGTGGTTTTTCATACTTCCCCATTGGTTTGGTGGGGGATTTTATGCCTATGCAAGAACCAAGAACCCCAGAAAATCCCCATATCAATGGATAAATCCAAAAATGTCACTTCAATATATAAAAGTACTTCACAAGGAATAATGCTGCGGAATTGAGGCTCTAAAAGAATCTTACATATAGATTGAAAATGTCAAGTTAATGATTTGTATTTTGACACATCCCCCATATAAAGATTAGAAAGTCACGATCATTCGTCCGTTTATGATTCTGCAATCTCTGGTCCCGATTGAGAATGATTCTTAGCTGGCTTCTTAGTTTCTTTTTCAGGTGCAGTAACACGTTCATAGCTCACGCCAGTAAGTGTAAAATACTTCTTTGAGGGAGTGAGGTGTACCACAGGTTTCGTAATATGAACCTTTGGATTGAACTCTGCTTTTCCCTTCTCAACCAATTTGCTCTGGAAAGAAGGTGTAAGTGTCCCGATGTCTCCGAAGTCTACAATGTCTCCGTTCTCAACGTGCTTTTTTGCTATTTCAGCTGCAAGTCTGAGAACAGCCTCAACCTCTGCACCTGTGAACGTTGTAGCGTGTGCCACTTCATCACAGAAGCTACGATGATCAACTCTCTTTCGTCCTGTAGGATGCGCCTGCACAACGATTTTTCCTTTCAAATTTCCAACTGTTCCTTTACGCTCCTTTAGCGTATAGGCAATAGGTCTGTTCGCCATAG is drawn from Prevotella melaninogenica and contains these coding sequences:
- a CDS encoding YncE family protein, translated to MKKNLLTLGVILMSALTFTACSDDNDFTYTQPAVSNTDVYVACAGNWNANDGTVGILDYNSESRPTAPYIYSDAYRTQNGIGIGDAQDLIVFGTKLVVTCTTSSKVEVLDRMGKKEQTIKLHNASPRYLATDGNYVYFSAYNGKLYKMNPNNPVQPLVDSVEVGDHPEALSVANGKLYANISGYGKGNTVAVVDCNSFKKTKTLTVGKNPYNQNIAVGNDVYFVSMFNNDDALVQKINAKNDEVKKLFKASSIAYSAKKNALVCLYATYYDTNKRFFIYDLATGKETDLDMAGLKNPSQVNVDRYGNIYVIDTPSYTAPSEVFYYSPEGKLIQGKIVVGYSAQNVRFAN
- the nhaD gene encoding sodium:proton antiporter NhaD, translating into MSTLTIAIIVVFVLGYALIAMESLTKVNKAAVALLMFVFCWTLYMFDPAPFVQLMHPDFMGTGDKVVSFVNTLITEHLGDTATTLFFLMGAMTIVEIVDQNGGFNWVKNVMQSKTKRSLLWKIAFMTFFLSAILDNLTTSIVMVMILRKLVQDKHDRMIYASLVIIAANSGGAFSPIGDVTTIMLWNAGMITAGGVLSEIFIPSLVSMLIPAFLLQMLLKGNIQYDDMSSDMSGDREVLEFNGFQRKVVFAIGVGGLCSVPLFHFFTDLPPFAGILLVLGILWTVTEVFYRNLHKKRGDEIQFSKRVSSLLSRIDMSTILFFLGILMAVACLEEVGVLKELGSGLNTTFNGNHYAVTGIIGVLSAIVDNVPLVAGSMGMYPIGIEPDMAVDGIFWQLLAYCAGVGGSMLIVGSAAGVVVMGLEKITFGWYMKRITWIAFLGYIAGILSYWIMRTYIFTTPL
- a CDS encoding (deoxy)nucleoside triphosphate pyrophosphohydrolase, with amino-acid sequence MEKKHLNVVCAVIHDGEKILCTQRLRKGPNYIAEHWEFPGGKVNEGESDYEALRREILEEMDWNIYVGAKLGSVEYDYPDFSISLTAYDCMAHDNDFKLLEHIDSCWLKPEEFSRLDWAEADAALIKQLWK
- the ligA gene encoding NAD-dependent DNA ligase LigA; this translates as MNKEIQSLVNQLNAASDAYYNGRDELMTDYEWDAAFDKLKKLEEETGIILPDSPTQNVSADNVAGKKEEHEFPALSLAKTKKVEDLAKWAENKPIWLSWKLDGLTLVVTYDNGKLTKVVTRGNGHIGTNITHLSTAIDGILQTIPYKGHLVIRGEAVISYPDFEQFNMEAEEEYANPRNLASGSLTLKDINEVKARHLRWIPFTLVYTEEEITSWGKRMEWLEQQGFKVIDREVIEQPTVDNIEAVIHHWTERVTGVSSSPFPYPVDGLVISYDDTVYAATGSVTGHHATRAGYAFKWQDESAETELDYIEWSCAASTISPVAIFRPVDLEGTTVKRASLCNISECERLGIGDKGTKIAVIKANKIIPKVINVIESVGTFHIPETCPVCHSATEVSESEVSGTRTLHCTNTHCPAKQLKKFGRFVSKEGVNIDGLSEQTVQKFINLGWIREYADLFHLTEHATELRTMEGFGNKSVTKLLAAIEKARNVEARRLLFALNIPLVGQDVCNRLLSAYPLEELIKTATESAAEDVFSTIAGIGPEKSASFVRWMKDNDNQSMLQHLLVELNVSQPSSAPTGDSCQGLTFVVTGDVHHYKNRNELKAYIESQGGKVTGSVSKSTNYLINNDVESTSGKNQKAKELSIPIISEDEFIARFAQVTAPETSSQPTEGSLF
- a CDS encoding histidinol phosphate phosphatase encodes the protein MANRPIAYTLKERKGTVGNLKGKIVVQAHPTGRKRVDHRSFCDEVAHATTFTGAEVEAVLRLAAEIAKKHVENGDIVDFGDIGTLTPSFQSKLVEKGKAEFNPKVHITKPVVHLTPSKKYFTLTGVSYERVTAPEKETKKPAKNHSQSGPEIAES